Proteins encoded in a region of the Lycorma delicatula isolate Av1 chromosome 6, ASM4794821v1, whole genome shotgun sequence genome:
- the LOC142326368 gene encoding MAPK regulated corepressor interacting protein 2 yields MNKDQGIERTQSMNGKRGPPPQRREPLPPTTSQHDDLIKYIFDSWNKVWREMQQNSNGAQHIGYYHEPHSQLKDFEPFDLEAWWGRRVVENFTQQS; encoded by the exons GACACAATCAATGAATGGAAAAAGAGGCCCACCACCACAAAGAAGAGAACCATTGCCTCCCACAACCTCACAACATGAtgatcttataaaatatatttttgact ctTGGAATAAGGTATGGAGAGAAATGCAACAGAATTCAAAcg GTGCTCAGCATATTGGATACTATCATGAGCCTCATTCACAACTAAAAg attttgaaCCATTTGATTTGGAAGCTTGGTGGGGACGAAGGGTAGTAGAAAATTTCACTCAGCAGTCGTAG